The Salmo salar chromosome ssa06, Ssal_v3.1, whole genome shotgun sequence genome window below encodes:
- the si:dkey-126h10.1 gene encoding vesicular inhibitory amino acid transporter, which yields MSFLRLDWLGTQAELLWTSRFLHGDEESLGFAQRDELSRTYGEDQEETRESPTTSSPEGGNETPTSPSSSTCLKITTWEAGWNVTNAIQGIFVLGLPYALLQSGYLGLLLLILAAVICNYTGKILVSCLYEDNEEGQPIRVRDTYEDIANACCKRLCPLLGGRVVNAAQVVELMMTCILYLVVSTNLMCHSFSFLPLPPAAWSVMTFLTLVPCMLIRDLRVVSRLSLLCSLAQFLITFIVVAYCLHQAHRWSWRRMVLLVDFERFLVSVGVIIFSYTSQIFLPTLEGSMEDRGDFSDMMSWTHSLACVLKTTFSVLAFLTWGEDTKEVITDNLPIGLRMVVNLCLLAKALLSYPLPFYAVAEVLQSSVLRLEAAQVGVDMGTLVLRGCLLLMTFLMALCMPHFSLLMGLTGSVTGAAMTFILPSLFHLQLKWTTMSSRLKALDLLILTLGSMCSLSGLVCSIKGMIQAFGR from the exons ATGTCCTTTCTGAGACTAGACTGGTTGGGGACGCAGGCAGAGCTGCTGTGGACCTCCAGGTTCCTCCATGGGGATGAGGAGAGCCTGGGGTTCGCCCAGAGGGATGAGTTGAGCAGGACCTATGGAGAGGACCAAGAGGAGACCAGGgagtcacccaccacctccagcccAGAGGGGGGAAATGAGACACctaccagtccctccagcagcacCTGTCTTAAAATCACCACCTGGGAGGCAGGATGGAACGTGACCAATGCTATTCAG GGTATCTTTGTTCTGGGGCTGCCTTACGCTCTCCTTCAGAGTGGCTACTTAGGATTGCTACTGCTCATTCTGGCTGCGGTCATTTGCAACTACACAGGTAAGATTCTTGTATCCTGCCTGTACGAGGACAACGAGGAGGGCCAGCCCATACGAGTGCGGGACACCTACGAGGACATCGCCAATGCCTGCTGTAAGCGCCTGTGCCCCCTCCTGGGCGGCCGGGTGGTGAACGCAGCACAGGTGGTAGAGCTGATGATGACCTGTATCCTCTACCTGGTGGTCAGCACCAACCTAATGTGTCACAGCTTCTCCTTCCTCCCGCTCCCCCCCGCCGCCTGGTCCGTGATGACCTTCCTGACCCTAGTGCCCTGCATGCTGATCCGGGACCTGAGGGTGGTCTCCAGACTCAGCCTGCTCTGCTCCCTGGCCCAGTTCCTCATCACCTTCATCGTGGTGGCCTACTGCCTGCACCAAGCCCACCGCTGGTCctggaggaggatggtcctcttgGTGGACTTTGAGAGGTTCCTGGTGTCTGTGGGGGTCATCATCTTCAGCTACACCTCCCAGATCTTCCTGCCCACCCTTGAGGGAAGTATGGAGGACAGGGGGGACTTCTCCGACATGATGAGCTGGACACACTCCCTGGCTTGTGTGTTGAAAACCACCTTCTCTGTGCTGGCCTTCCTCACCTGGGGCGAGGATACTAAAGAGGTGATCACTGATAACCTTCCCATTGGCCTACGCATGGTGGTCAACCTGTGCCTCCTGGCTAAGGCCCTCCTCTCCTACCCCCTGCCCTTCTACGCTGTGGCTGAGGTCCTCCAGAGCAGTGTTCTAAGGCTGGAGGCGGCGCAGGTGGGTGTGGACATGGGGACTCTGGTTCTGCGGGGCTGTCTCCTGTTGATGACCTTCCTCATGGCACTCTGCATGCCCCACTTCTCCCTGCTCATGGGGCTGACGGGCAGCGTGACGGGGGCGGCCATGACTTTCATCCTGCCCTCCCTCTTCCACCTGCAGCTCAAGTGGACCACCATGAGCAGCAGGCTCAAGGCCCTGGACCTTCTAATCTTAACTCTGGGATCTATGTGTAGTTTATCAGGGTTGGTTTGCTCCATCAAGGGAATGATTCAGGCTTTTGGGCGTTGA